In Solea senegalensis isolate Sse05_10M linkage group LG6, IFAPA_SoseM_1, whole genome shotgun sequence, one genomic interval encodes:
- the LOC122770944 gene encoding regulator of G-protein signaling 12-like, protein MDTRKLPDTMFRQGDASSKRRPCVGSGLTLPQPPPVSSSVQQGRIRAVEVARGRSGYGFTLSGHSPCLLSCILKGSPADYVGLRSGDHILSVNDINVSKASHEDVVKLIGRCSGVLKLVIAEGERPRRHHHHHHHSRHHSSNTMAASHLDSCSSDDELDGFYDNSANNNNNSRSGGGARGGWYKPKLDSKQLGINRAERVVAELQSGGIFNMIFENSSHSSSSSDKERPRVSSSSKPRPLSDPEFPPYRNSSRSQSNPNLLSEEEMAQVLNDDSVFLDSDFRHLHLHSHEEQDVDVGDGGDLILEPGDGILNVGMIVGYLGSIELASSGTSLENDSLQAIRGSMRRLRAEQKIHSLVLMKVMHDSVRLCSDRGQVLATYPAEKLAFSACCPDDRRFFGLVTMQATDDHDDRRLINGRDDEGSLRTSCHVFIVDPDLCLHQVHLGVARRFGFECTPDPDTGGCLEFPPSSQPLLQFVSVLYRDMGDNIEGVRARAFHDPDNDAQQNHSTSSNSDSGIGNFLPEEKSNRVLLVDLGGPPNHNHISGPRHWDSPPSSQQAWSPTLGAAAPLPPPPPPPPPALRNGHYRHDPHLADLPHPLPLHHTDVPGRHSRGVHPHHYPPTKRGGAVGGGEKRGAGGAAGVEPQRWLPVHVLRDWRQQHHHHHSHLQGLSSDQESYAESTDGWSSANCSTLPPPMNKIPADRYRAPLAPGDRLPPPGGSQPPPPPPPSHPQSHTHRLAVQKDEWAKKLFGAERSEREKKRGNAKEGEKKGGRFRGLTMGFPPLPQRSSARRSFGRSKRLSLARSLDDLESAAVSDGGE, encoded by the exons ATGGACACCAGAAAATTACCTGACACAATGTTCAGGCAAGGAGATGCATCGTCCAAGAGGCGCCCGTGTGTTGGGAGTGGGCTGACGTTGCCCCAGCCTCCGCCAGTCTCCTCCTCCGTCCAGCAGGGCCGTATCCGTGCTGTGGAGGTGGCAAGAGGGAGATCGGGGTATGGCTTCACACTGTCAGGCCACAGCCCATGTCTCCTCAGCTGCATCCTCAAAGGAAGCCCTGCAGACTACGTGGGCTTGCGCTCTGGAGATCACATCCTCTCTGTCAATGACATCAACGTCTCTAAGGCGTCACACGAGGATGTGGTGAAACTGATTGGACGCTGCTCTGGCGTTTTGAAACTGGTCATCGCCGAGGGAGAACGTCCTAGGcgacaccatcaccaccaccaccacagtcgccatcacagcagcaacacaatggCAGCGTCTCACCTGGACTCATGCTCTAGTGATGATGAGTTGGACGGTTTCTATGACAACAgtgccaacaacaacaataacagcaggTCAGGTGGTGGAGCTCGTGGAGGTTGGTACAAACCCAAACTGGACTCTAAGCAGCTGGGCATCAACAGGGCAGAGAGGGTGGTCGCCGAGCTGCAGTCTGGAGGAATTTTTAACATGATCTTTGAGAACTCCAGCCACTCGTCCAGTAGCTCAGACAAGGAGAGGCCCAGAGTGAGCTCATCATCCAAGCCCCGTCCGTTGTCTGATCCAGAGTTCCCACCATATCGCAACTCCTCCCGTTCTCAAAGCAATCCCAACTTACTCTCTGAGGAGGAGATGGCCCAAGTTCTGAATGACGATTCGGTCTTCCTGGACTCAGACTTCCGTCACCTCCACCTTCACTCGCACGAAGAGCAGGATGTGGATGTAGGAGATGGGGGCGACTTGATCCTAGAGCCTGGCGACGGCATCCTCAATGTGGGCATGATTGTCGGCTACCTGGGCTCCATTGAGCTGGCCTCCTCTGGGACAAGTCTGGAGAACGACAGCCTGCAAGCCATCAGAGGCAGCATGAGACGCCTCAGGGCAGAGCAGAAGATTCATTCATTGGTTCTCATGAAG GTCATGCACGACAGTGTGCGCCTGTGCAGCGACAGAGGTCAAGTCCTGGCCACCTATCCTGCCGAAAAACTAGCCTTCAGCGCCTGCTGCCCTGACGACCGCCGATTCTTCGGCCTGGTGACGATGCAGGCCACGGACGACCATGACGATCGTCGCTTGATCAACGGACGGGACGACGAGGGCAGTTTGAGGACTTCctgtcatgtgttcattgtGGACCCAGACCTCTGTCTCCACCAG GTCCACTTAGGTGTAGCCAGGAGATTTGGTTTTGAGTGCACTCCTGACCCAGACACAGGGGGCTGCCTGGAATTCCCTCCCAGTTCTCAGCCCCTCCTCCAGTTTGTCTCTGTTCTCTACCGGGACATGGGCGACAACATCGAGGGGGTACGAGCTCGGGCCTTCCATGATCCCGACAACGATGCCcaacagaaccacagcaccagCAGCAACAGCGACAGCGGGATTGGCAACTTTTTACCAGAAGAGAAGAGCAACAGAGTGCTTTTAGTAGACCTCGGTGGTCCTCCTAATCACAACCACATCTCTGGACCACGCCACTGGGACAGTCCACCCTCCTCCCAGCAGGCCTGGAGTCCCACGCTGGGGGCCGCAGCCCCTCTCccgcctcctccccctcctcctccgccaGCTCTGAGAAACGGCCACTATCGTCATGATCCACACCTGGCTGACCTTCCTCACCCCCTCCCCTTGCATCACACTGACGTCCCCGGCAGGCACTCGCGAGGGGTCCACCCTCACCACTACCCACCAACGAAACGGGGTGGAGCTGTGgggggaggagaaaagagaggggctggaggagcagcaggggtGGAGCCGCAGCGGTGGCTGCCAGTCCATGTACTGAGGGACTGGCgtcagcagcaccaccaccaccacagccacCTGCAGGGCCTGAGCAGCGATCAGGAGTCATACGCTGAATCCACTGACGGATGGTCATCAGCCAACTGCAGCACCTTGCCCCCACCCATGAATAAGATCCCGGCTGATCGATACCGGGCGCCACTAGCCCCCGGAGACCGCCTGCCACCACCTGGAGGCAgccagccgccgccgccgccgcctccttcACATCCCCAATCCCACACCCACCGGCTGGCCGTTCAGAAAGATGAGTGGGCCAAAAAGCTGTTTGGTGCGGagagaagtgagagagagaagaaacgAGGGAATgcaaaggagggagagaaaaag